The genomic interval TAGCATTAAAAGTAATAAGCAATCTATCGATATAAATCATTTTAAGAAAGGTATGTATTTAATTAGAGTCAATTCTAATGGTAGCATTTTAAGTAAAAAAATACTTAAAATGTAAATAAGGCTAATTTAAAAAAGCGAATCAATTTCTTTAGAATCATTAAAACAGGAATAAATTATTTCTTTTTATTCTAAAATTTTAAGCAACCTTAATCTATTCATTAAATAGATTAAGGTTTTTTTATACCCTTTAATGTACTAAAAGAAACATACCTATTTCCGAATACAATATGTAACTATCCTTTTTTTATGGAATTATGATAAGTGACTAAGAGAAAAGAAGTCGTATTTTATCTTCTTTGTGTTTGATTTAGTTAAGTAAAAGAAATATAAACTTTATTTGTTCTTTCTAGTTTGTTGAAATTAATTTGATAAAAAGTCTAAAAACCATCGTATTATGGATGCTATGTGAAATTTATAATCTAAAGTCTTCTATTCTTTTTTAATAGTAATAAACTAGATTCTTCAAAACAATTTTCATTTTCAAACGACTTATTTCATAGAATGAGTTCAAAGTAATTAACTGTCTTGCTTCAATTTTTAAAGTTTTAATTCTATATGGTATTCTATAGTTTCATTAATCTTTTTATTTACTTGCTGTAAATGGAGTATCTATTACTTGTAATCAGACTATTTTTCATTTCTAAAAGTTTAATTTGTATTTAATGATTCTTTAGAGTAAATATAAAACCCAAACTATCAAGAGTTATGAAAAAAAAACACTGTATTTAATGTTTGTGAATAAAAAAGTTTTTATTAAAAAATAATCACACTTGAATAAGTGTAAAAGATATATACGGATTTTAGATGTTTATATTTCTATTTGTTAGTGTTTTAGGTGTTTTTTTGTCGAGTTTAAAATCAGGGGTTAAGGGAGTCTTTTTTTGGTGCAATAATATTTTTTAGCATATATAGAGTAAGGGTTTTTATTTTTTGTTGCGTCTAATAATAAAATACATAACATTCTTTTCCTACGCTTTGTCTTTTTGAATTAATTACAAAACTGAAAAGATATAAGGGTTATTATTTTAAAGAATAATAACCCTTTTTATTAAATAGTAATAACATAAAATATTAAAATGAAAAACTTACTTACTCTATTATTTTTAACTTTTAGTTTAATTTTAACAGCTCAAATACACGAACCAGTTAAATGGCAAACTACTGTTGAGAAAATTTCAGAAACAGAGTATATATTAATTTCTAAAGCAACTATTGATGCAGGTTGGCATTTATATGCCCAAGATGTTATTGAAGACGGCCCAATACCCACTTTATTTACATTCGATGATCAAGATGCTAAGTTAAAACTTATAGGAAACACTTCTGAAGAGGAAGGCCATACAATTGATGATCCTATTTTTAATATGGAGATTAAATTTTTTGAGAATTCTGCTGTATTCAAACAAAAAATCAGATTAACGAGTCCTGTGAATGAAATAAACGGAACCGTTGAGTTTATGGTTTGTGATGATACTAGATGCTTGCCTCCAACAGAAGTAGATTTGTTATTTACAATTAGTAAAAAAACAGTAATAACTGAATCCATAAAAAAAGAGGGTAAACCAGTGGTTTCTATTAAAAAGGATTCATCATCAGAAAAAAGTCTTTGGGGAATTTTCTTTATTGCTTTTCTATCTGGATTTGCTGCATTATTGACACCTTGTGTTTTTCCAATGATTCCCATGACGGTTAGTTTTTTTACCAAGCAAAGTAAAACAAAAGCTGCAGGTATCAAGAATGCTATTATTTATGGATTATCAATAATTGTAATTTATGTTTTATTAGGTATTTTAGTAAGTCTATTATTTGGGGCAGATGCTTTAAATGCATTATCTACAAATGTTTGGTTTAACGTTATTTTCTTTGTTTTACTTTTAGTTTTTGCAGCTTCATTTTTAGGTGCCTTTGAAATTATGCTACCAAACTCTTGGGCAAATAAAGTAGATTCTCAAGCAGATAGAGGTGGATTAATTGGTATCTTCTTTATGGCTTTAGCGTTAGCAATTGTTTCGTTTTCTTGTACCGGACCAATTGTAGGTACTTTATTGGTAGAAGCAGCTGCAGGAGGAAGTCAAGTTGGACCAATTATTGGAATGTTAGGTTTTTCATCGGCAATTGCTTTACCATTTGCCTTATTTGCAGCTTTTCCAGGTTGGTTAAATTCATTACCAAAATCAGGAGGTTGGTTAAACACAGTAAAAGTTGTATTAGGGTTTTTAGAATTAGCATTAGCATTTAAATTTTTGTCAAATGCAGATTTAGTATTACAATTACATCTTTTAGAAAGAGAAATCTTTATTGCTATTTGGATCGCTATTTTTGGAGCATTAACATTCTACCTTTTTGGAAAAATACAACTACCACATGATTCTCCTGTGAACCATATTTCGGTAGGTAGATTAAGTTTAGGTTTAATTGTACTTTCATTTACAATTTACATGATTCCAGGGCTTTGGGGAGCACCTTTAAACTTGATAAGTGCATTTCCTCCACCACAGCATTATAGTGAGTCTCCATATGGAGTTGGGTTTAGACAGCTTGGTAGCGGAGGTGGAGTCTCACATTCAGATATTCCAGATGGAGCACATTTAATGGCTCCAAATGATATTTTAGCATTTAATGATTATGATAAAGGTTTAGCGTATGCTAAGAAAGTAAGAAAACCAGTTATGATTGATTTTACCGGTCACGCTTGTGTTAACTGTAGAAAAATGGAGCAAAATGTTTGGGTAAATCCTAAAGTTTTAAAAATGCTTAAAAATGATGTTGTCTTAATTTCTTTGTATGTAGATGACAAAAGAAAGTTAAATGCAGATGAGATTGTAGATTCTAAATTAAAGCCAGGTAAAAAATTAAAATATATCGGTCAAAAATGGAGTGAATTACAAACTATAAAATATAAAACTAACACGCAACCAATGTATGTCTTAATGGATCATACAGAAGAAAACTTAATAAAACCTGTTGCTTATACGCCAGATATAGATACTTATTCTAATTGGTTAAAAGAAGGTATTAGTAATTTTAAGAAGTAACATTTTTATTTAGTTGATTAATTTTTAGCATTATTTTGATAGAGATCTTAAAGCAATGCTTTTACAAGAAAACATTTTAATATAATTTAGTATGCATAAAATGAGTTTAGAAAAATATTTTGATCAATTTAGAAAGAATATCGTTGGTGTTAATCAGACTTTTATATCTCCTTATGGAGAACAAAAGTTAGTATATTCTGATTGGACAGCAAGTGGAAGATTGTATCTTCCGATTGAAGAAAAATTATTGAATAATTTTGGACCTTTTGTTGCAAATACACATACAGAAACATCAACATCTGGGGCATCAATGACGTTAGCATATCATGAAGCTAGAAACATTATAAAAAAACATGTTAATGCAAGTGCTAATGATGTTTTAATTACTGATGGATCTGGAATGACAGGTGTTGTAAATAAATTTCAACGAATTTTAGGATTAAAAGTTTCAGAAAGCTTAAAAGCATACACTAATATTCCAGAAGAAATAAAACCTATTGTTTTTGCAAGTCATATGGAACATCACTCTAACCAAACATCTTGGTTAGAAACTATTGCAGATGTAGAAGTTGTGCCTTGTGATGATGCGGGTTTAGTTTGTTTAAAAAGTTTTGAGAAGTGTATAAAAAAACACGAAAAGAGACAGTTTAAAATAGCTTCAATTACTGCATGCTCTAATGTTACTGGAATAAAAACTGAGTATCATAAAGTGGCAAAATTAATACATAAATACAATGGTTTGTGTTTTGTAGACTTTGCTTGTTGTGCTCCTTATGTTGATATAAATATGCATCCAGAAAATGAAGAAGAATACTTAGATGCTATTTTCTTTTCTCCTCATAAGTTTTTAGGTGGACCCGGAACTTCTGGTGTGTTGGTTTTTAATAAAAAATTATATAAGAATGTAGTGCCCGATAATCCTGGAGGAGGAACTGTGAGTTATACAAACCCTTGGGGACAACATGATTATTTTGATGATGTAGAAACTAGAGAAGACGGTGGAACACCTGGTTTTTTACAAGTTATAAAGATTGCACTTTCGATTCAGTTAAAGGATAAAATGGTGACTGAAAACATTAAGAAGAGAGAAGATGAAATTAACAAGATTGTTTTTAAAACTTTAGAAAGTATTTCTGATATAAAAATATTAGCACCAAACCTTAAAGATCGTTTAAGTATTTTTTCTTTTTATTTTGAAAAATATCATTTTAATTTAGTTGTTAAGTTACTAAATGATAGATTCGGAATTCAAACAAGAGGTGGATGTTCTTGTGCAGGAACATATGGGCATTTTTTATTAAATGTAAATCAAGAAACATCAAATAGAATAAAAGATGAGATTTTACATGGTTGCAATACACAAAAACCTGGTTGGATTCGTTTATCCATTCATCCAACCATTACAAATCAGGAATTAGAATTTATTTGTAATTCGTTAAAAGAATTAGCTAAAAATATAACGGATTGGTCTAAGGATTATAGGTATGATTCTGTAAAAAATGAATACATCCATAAAACAGTAAATCCTATAGAAATTGAAATGGTAAGGAATTGGTTTTTAGTTTAATTGCTGTGTAATTAGACTTTAAAAGAAGTGGAGTTTTCTAAAATAGTATATTAATTTATTAGTAGAAATTAATATTTAAAAGATTATTTTATCGAAGAATTCTTATTAAGAAAAACTAGTAGACAATTTTAGTTTTAATTGATTTAAAAAAATTAAGAAATAGCGTTAAAGTACCTTTATCATTAAAACTCTCTCTAATTATATTGTATGCCTTAGACATTTGTGCTTGAACCGTTTTAGGAGAAATTTCTAGATGTTCAGCTATTTGAGCATGCGTGAGGTTTTCAAACTTACAGAGAATAAAT from Polaribacter sejongensis carries:
- a CDS encoding aminotransferase class V-fold PLP-dependent enzyme codes for the protein MSLEKYFDQFRKNIVGVNQTFISPYGEQKLVYSDWTASGRLYLPIEEKLLNNFGPFVANTHTETSTSGASMTLAYHEARNIIKKHVNASANDVLITDGSGMTGVVNKFQRILGLKVSESLKAYTNIPEEIKPIVFASHMEHHSNQTSWLETIADVEVVPCDDAGLVCLKSFEKCIKKHEKRQFKIASITACSNVTGIKTEYHKVAKLIHKYNGLCFVDFACCAPYVDINMHPENEEEYLDAIFFSPHKFLGGPGTSGVLVFNKKLYKNVVPDNPGGGTVSYTNPWGQHDYFDDVETREDGGTPGFLQVIKIALSIQLKDKMVTENIKKREDEINKIVFKTLESISDIKILAPNLKDRLSIFSFYFEKYHFNLVVKLLNDRFGIQTRGGCSCAGTYGHFLLNVNQETSNRIKDEILHGCNTQKPGWIRLSIHPTITNQELEFICNSLKELAKNITDWSKDYRYDSVKNEYIHKTVNPIEIEMVRNWFLV
- a CDS encoding protein-disulfide reductase DsbD family protein, with amino-acid sequence MKNLLTLLFLTFSLILTAQIHEPVKWQTTVEKISETEYILISKATIDAGWHLYAQDVIEDGPIPTLFTFDDQDAKLKLIGNTSEEEGHTIDDPIFNMEIKFFENSAVFKQKIRLTSPVNEINGTVEFMVCDDTRCLPPTEVDLLFTISKKTVITESIKKEGKPVVSIKKDSSSEKSLWGIFFIAFLSGFAALLTPCVFPMIPMTVSFFTKQSKTKAAGIKNAIIYGLSIIVIYVLLGILVSLLFGADALNALSTNVWFNVIFFVLLLVFAASFLGAFEIMLPNSWANKVDSQADRGGLIGIFFMALALAIVSFSCTGPIVGTLLVEAAAGGSQVGPIIGMLGFSSAIALPFALFAAFPGWLNSLPKSGGWLNTVKVVLGFLELALAFKFLSNADLVLQLHLLEREIFIAIWIAIFGALTFYLFGKIQLPHDSPVNHISVGRLSLGLIVLSFTIYMIPGLWGAPLNLISAFPPPQHYSESPYGVGFRQLGSGGGVSHSDIPDGAHLMAPNDILAFNDYDKGLAYAKKVRKPVMIDFTGHACVNCRKMEQNVWVNPKVLKMLKNDVVLISLYVDDKRKLNADEIVDSKLKPGKKLKYIGQKWSELQTIKYKTNTQPMYVLMDHTEENLIKPVAYTPDIDTYSNWLKEGISNFKK